The region TATTGCCTACTTCAGCTTCAGCTTTTTATAGTGGTGGAACTTACAAAAGATATACCCAGAGCAGAAAAAACAAACTATTTGATGTTTATCTAAATTATAACAAAAAAGTAGAATCACTGAACTCTACATTCGATGTTACAGCAGGTTATTCTTATCAGGATTTTTACAGAAGTGAGCCTTTAGCTATGACCATTAAAGGAGATCCGGCTTTACAACCTGACATTGTTAATGCTTTTGAAACAGAGTCTACTATTCTCTCTTACTTTGGGCGCTTTAACTATAATTTCGGAGAAAAATATTTCCTGACAGCTACTGTACGTAATGACCGCTCATCGCGTTTCAGTAAGGAGAACAGAAGTGGTATCTTTCCGGCAATAGGTCTGGCATGGAGAATAGATAAAGAAAACTTCATGAAAAACCAGAACGTAGTATCATCTTTAAAGCTGAGAGCAGGCTGGGGAGAGACAGGACAACAGGGAGTTATTAATAATGATTACCCCTTCCTTGCAAGATATGTGATTAGTGATAACGGAACAAAGTACCAGATAGGTGATCAATTCTATAATACACTTCGGGCACAGGGATATGATAAGAACCTGAAATGGGAAACTACGATTACCAAAAACATAGGTTTGGATTTTGGATTCCTGAATGACAGAATTACCGGATCCGTAGAGGTATATGAAAAGAAATCTAAGGATCTTTTGAGTATTGTACCAGTACCGGCAGGTGCTAATCTTACCAATCTCTTACTAATCAATGTAGGGGATATGAAGAATAAAGGTATAGAAGCCAATGTTAATGTAAAAGCAATTCAGAAAGAAAATTTCGGCTGGGAATTTAGTGTTAATGCGACACACTATACTTCAAAAGTAACCAACCTTTCCGCTCAGAATAATCCTGATCAGAAAGTATTAATAGGCGGTATAGAAGGTGGAACCGGGACAACTGTTCAGGTACATCAGGTAGGCTACACGCCATTCTCATTCTATGTATACCAGCAGGTATACGGACAGGACGGAAAACCGCTCGAAGGTGTTTATGTAGACCGTAACGGAGACGGAGTGATCAATGAACAGGATTTATATCAGTACAAATCGCCAATTCCTGATGTTTTATTAGGTTTCTCTTCAAGGTTTACGTATAAGAATTGGGATCTGGGCTTTTCTTTAAGAGCTAGTATCGGAAACTATGTGTACAACAATATGGCATCTAAAGCCGGATCATTGCAAAATATCTCTAATAATGATTATTTATCCAATATTTCTACAAGTTATCTGGATACAGGCTTTAAAAGAGCGCAATATCTTTCCGACTATTATGTAGAAAATGGTTCATTCCTAAGAATGGATAATCTTAATATAGGGTATAATTTCCCACATTTTATCAATGATAAATATAAACTAAGAGTTTCTTTATCGGCTCAGAATGTATTTTTAATTACGAAATACAGTGGACTGGATCCTGAATTGTTGACGACAGAACTTAACGGGACAACAAAATCAGGAATTGATAACAATGCTTACCAACGACCAAGAATCTATTCTTTAGGTTTTAACTTCCAATTCTAAAAACACAGCAATGAAATTTTTTAATTCTATAAATCGTAAATTATTAGTTGCAGGAGTAGTAATGTTACTCGGTGTAACTTCTTGTGAAAAAGATCTTGACAGATTACCTATTACAGATATTAATTCGGCATCGGTTTATGCAGATTTTTCCAATTATAAAGGTGTATTGGCAAAATGTTATGCCGGACTTGCTCTCACTGGACAAAAAAGCGGAGATGACACGGGTGGTGCTGATATAGGTGGTATAGATACCGGAACTTCAAGTTACCTTAGACAATATTTCCAGTTGCAGGAGCTTCCGACAGATGAAGCCGTAGTAGCTTGGAATGATGCTTTTCTTCCGGATCTTCATAATATGAACTGGGGATCTACAAATAGCTTTATTACAGCATTATACTATCGTATTTTCTATCAGGTAGCGCTATGTAATGAGTTTATCCGTGAAACGACAGATGAGAAACTGGCATCCAGAAATATTACTGGAGCACAGGCTGAAGAAGCGAGATTATATAGAAATGAAGCGCGTTTTCTTAGAGCTTTAAGCTACTATCATGCTATTGATATGTTTGGTAATGTACCATTTGTGACTGAAAAAGATGAAGTAGGTGTAAAGCCTCCA is a window of Elizabethkingia anophelis R26 DNA encoding:
- a CDS encoding SusC/RagA family TonB-linked outer membrane protein, with product MKVAPAFLLAGAMLNAQQKDSTKTKEIEQVVLIGYGKQKKSDLTGSVTALTAKDFNQGAIGSPEQLIQGKAAGVQIVTAGGAPGSGSTIRIRGGASLNASNDPLLVIDGVPVDNSTINGASNGLALIDPNDIESFSILKDASATAIYGSRASNGVIIITTKKGTSGKLKVSYNSNTSIYTKMGTIGVLNGDQFRSVVNQYATDEYKKLLGNSNTDWQKQIYQTALGFDNSVAISGGIKGLPYRLSLGYLKQDGIIKTSNFERSNVGINLSPKFFDKHLSVDINYKGIYTENRFADVGAIGAAAAFDPTQSVYNPANTALGGYWEWLNATTGLPNTNGTKNPLSMLNQKIDVSYVTRSLGNIQLDYKFHFLPELRVNVNAGIDYTDSKGNVRVLPTSASAFYSGGTYKRYTQSRKNKLFDVYLNYNKKVESLNSTFDVTAGYSYQDFYRSEPLAMTIKGDPALQPDIVNAFETESTILSYFGRFNYNFGEKYFLTATVRNDRSSRFSKENRSGIFPAIGLAWRIDKENFMKNQNVVSSLKLRAGWGETGQQGVINNDYPFLARYVISDNGTKYQIGDQFYNTLRAQGYDKNLKWETTITKNIGLDFGFLNDRITGSVEVYEKKSKDLLSIVPVPAGANLTNLLLINVGDMKNKGIEANVNVKAIQKENFGWEFSVNATHYTSKVTNLSAQNNPDQKVLIGGIEGGTGTTVQVHQVGYTPFSFYVYQQVYGQDGKPLEGVYVDRNGDGVINEQDLYQYKSPIPDVLLGFSSRFTYKNWDLGFSLRASIGNYVYNNMASKAGSLQNISNNDYLSNISTSYLDTGFKRAQYLSDYYVENGSFLRMDNLNIGYNFPHFINDKYKLRVSLSAQNVFLITKYSGLDPELLTTELNGTTKSGIDNNAYQRPRIYSLGFNFQF